GGAAGTTTTAAGCCGAACGCTTCGCCCATCCCATCGCGGACTTTCCACTCCGCCGGATTGACCGCCGCAGCGCGAACTTTCACCAGAACTTCGTTTGCCTTCGGCTCTGGACGTTCAACATCGACGTAATTCAAAACGTCCTCATTGCCGTATGCATTAATTACTATTGCTTTCATTTTTTATTCAATCGGTAAGACAAAATTATTTCAGCATTCATCAGAACCTGCCGCACGCAGCCAAGACACGCGCCGCCGCCCAACGATCTGCATTTAGATCGACTGACCGCCGGATATCTCGATACGCTGGGCATTTACCCATTTATTGTCTTCAGATAGTAGTAATGCGTAGGCGTAGCCCGTCGTAGACATCGCACCGCTAATATCGTAATTACTGTAGTTTGTTTTGGGTCAGGAATAGCCAATATTTCATCAGAAATTGAAAAGAACTTTTAACCCCTCTTTAAGCGATGCAGGCTTTCGCCCAAGCAGGTTTTCCATGTCGGGGCTTACTTCTTCTTCCTGCCCGTTTTTAATGTCGGTTAGAAAACCTGTTACCCTCTCAATCATAGTTTCGGGGACGCCGCGTTCTTTCATTTGCGTCTCAAATGCTGATTTCTCAGTAGGTGTATAATCTACCTCTTTGCCTGATAAGTCGGAAAGGGTAGCCGCAACATTGTCAAAGGAATAGGACTCACAGGAAGTGAGTTTGTAGATTCGGTTACTGCAACCGCTCTCTAACAGTGCATTCGCAATGGCTTCTCCCATTTCGCTTCTAAGAGCAAAAGGGACTCTTCCCTGATCAGTTGGTAAGTTGATACCCGTATCAAAAACTCTTTCCCCTACGAACTGCGGAATGGTGTCCATATACAAGACATTGCGAAATAGAGCATAGTTCAACCCACACTCCTTGATATAGTCTTCCGTCTGAAAATGACCTTCCATCAACTTGTTTGCCAACGTGTTTCGGTCTTTCAACGATCGACTGGTGTAGGCGACACATTCAACCCCTGCTTTTTTTGCGGCATCCACGACATTTTGGTGTTGCTTTATGCGGTTATCTTCATCCGTTCCGGCGATCAGCAAAACCGTTTCAATTCCCTGCATCGCTTTGTCGAGTGAAGCCGTATCATCGTAGTTGCCGACGCGGATGTCTACCCCGTTGTCTTTCAGGGCAGAGGCTTTACTTTCATCACGCACAAGTGCGGCAATTTGGTTGGCGGATGTTTTTTTCAGTAGATTTTGGACTACTGCTGTACCCAACTGTCCGGTGGCTCCTGTTACCAAGATCATGGTTTTTTCTTTTTTGTTTGAATTTTGCTTTGTGCCGTAGCGAGGAACGAGCGAAGCCGCAGGCGGTCGGATGCAGCGCCTTGTTGTGCTGCGCGCGCACAGCTTGATCACTCCTAACGCACGTAATCCGATATTCAGGACGCGGCGGATTCGTTCACGACGTCCAAGACCCAGGTGATGCCGAACCGGTCTTTCAGCATTCCGTAGAGAGCAGACCACGATGCAGGCGCGAGCGGCTGCAGGACAGTTGCGCCTTCGGAAAGCTTTTCCCAGTACGTGGTGATCTCTTCGGCTGCGTTGCCGCGTAGCGAGACGAAGAACGAATTCTCCCCACGGTTCCACGGCATCCGCGACGGCACGTCGTACGCCATCACGCGGAAGCCGCTATCGGCGGCCACCTGCCCCCACATTACTTGGTCCGCCTCGGACGGGTCTTGGACATTCCTGGCTTCCTTGTACGATACGATCATCTGATCGCCGCCAAAGACAGCATGGTAGAATTCGAGCGCATCGCGCGCATCGCCTCGGAAGTTCAAATGAGTTACAGTTTTTACAGTCATAGCGTTCTCTTGTCCTTGACTCCGAAGTAAACTATATTTTACCGTACAATTCCGTGGCGTCGTCGTTGAAGTCTCCCTGGCGCACGTCTACACCCTTGTGCAAGCTCGGCGGCCTTCTGCGGGGCGCGCACCATGCGCTCTTGTCCGCGCCCTTGTCCGGCAGCCTCCGCGCGGAACTCGGTTAGCCTAGCCACCCTCCAAACCGATTGCTTCTTGGCGCTCTTGGTGTGCTTGGCGTCCACCTCGGGGGCGACGGCGGTTTGA
This portion of the Brasilonema sennae CENA114 genome encodes:
- a CDS encoding VOC family protein; the protein is MTVKTVTHLNFRGDARDALEFYHAVFGGDQMIVSYKEARNVQDPSEADQVMWGQVAADSGFRVMAYDVPSRMPWNRGENSFFVSLRGNAAEEITTYWEKLSEGATVLQPLAPASWSALYGMLKDRFGITWVLDVVNESAAS
- a CDS encoding SDR family oxidoreductase; this translates as MILVTGATGQLGTAVVQNLLKKTSANQIAALVRDESKASALKDNGVDIRVGNYDDTASLDKAMQGIETVLLIAGTDEDNRIKQHQNVVDAAKKAGVECVAYTSRSLKDRNTLANKLMEGHFQTEDYIKECGLNYALFRNVLYMDTIPQFVGERVFDTGINLPTDQGRVPFALRSEMGEAIANALLESGCSNRIYKLTSCESYSFDNVAATLSDLSGKEVDYTPTEKSAFETQMKERGVPETMIERVTGFLTDIKNGQEEEVSPDMENLLGRKPASLKEGLKVLFNF